Proteins found in one Spirochaetota bacterium genomic segment:
- a CDS encoding YebC/PmpR family DNA-binding transcriptional regulator, producing MSGHNKWSTIKHKKAIVDAKKGKLFTKFIREIVVAAKIGGGDINSNPRLRAVVEKAKAANMPKDNIEKAIKKGTGELKGENYEDITYEGYGPAGVAIMIKALTDNKNRTASSIRSTLTKYGGNLGENGCVSWMFKRKGVITLSMDGRTEDDIASFALENNADDYVIKGEEAYIYTNPDELLNIKEKLDKNGIKYIEAEVTFVPDTYVKLENDEAIRMLKLMDALEDNDDVQDVYANFDIDDDIMEKFESAQNN from the coding sequence ATGTCAGGTCATAATAAGTGGAGTACTATAAAACATAAAAAAGCAATAGTTGATGCAAAAAAGGGAAAACTATTTACAAAATTTATCAGAGAAATAGTAGTAGCAGCTAAAATTGGAGGAGGAGATATTAATTCTAATCCAAGACTTAGAGCAGTAGTTGAAAAAGCTAAAGCTGCAAATATGCCTAAAGATAATATTGAAAAAGCTATAAAAAAAGGAACTGGTGAGCTAAAAGGTGAAAATTATGAGGATATTACTTATGAAGGATATGGTCCTGCTGGAGTTGCAATAATGATTAAAGCTTTGACAGATAATAAAAACAGAACAGCATCTTCTATAAGGTCTACTCTTACCAAATATGGCGGTAATTTAGGAGAAAATGGTTGCGTTTCCTGGATGTTTAAAAGAAAAGGGGTTATAACTTTATCTATGGATGGTAGAACAGAAGATGATATAGCAAGTTTTGCTTTAGAAAATAATGCGGATGATTATGTGATAAAAGGTGAAGAAGCTTATATTTATACAAATCCTGATGAGCTTCTTAATATTAAAGAGAAACTTGATAAAAATGGTATAAAATATATAGAAGCTGAAGTAACATTTGTGCCTGATACTTATGTAAAACTTGAAAATGATGAAGCTATAAGAATGCTTAAGCTTATGGATGCTCTTGAAGATAATGATGATGTTCAAGATGTTTATGCAAACTTTGATATTGATGACGATATTATGGAAAAGTTTGAATCTGCCCAAAATAATTAA
- a CDS encoding Xaa-Pro peptidase family protein: MRIITKDNFNKIIDYLDKNNLDGLLISDSERKRDVSLKYISGHPMDASLIITKNGKTYLWCWDIILAKKEAEVDYIYTMDQISIYELLKKISYEENLSNSPIFEVSSETSVFHIDNLKKYTGFNFIYKEKDSVFDLINRIRMVKSEKEIKIIKEAASITNDLIEKIYAFIKEKVAKKEGLTENDLAFYVIKEARKLGAQKESFEYLIANSKRSWGIHAYPPSSNEDLTLRGLALIDFGILYNGYCTDVTIPFSFGDLSEEEKNVVKVVQKAHDEAIKAIKPGKLSSEISDIAISIIKENGYTMPHSLGHGIGLEVHEYPRINSKPTDENLAKLWKPEVLEKGMIFTIEPGIYEERFGGCRLEDDVLVTDDGYEILTKSKYMEF; encoded by the coding sequence ATGAGAATAATAACTAAAGATAATTTTAATAAAATTATAGATTATTTAGATAAAAATAATTTAGATGGCCTTTTAATATCTGATTCTGAGAGAAAAAGAGATGTATCTTTAAAATATATTTCTGGTCATCCAATGGATGCAAGTCTAATAATAACTAAAAATGGTAAAACATATTTATGGTGTTGGGATATAATTTTAGCAAAAAAAGAAGCAGAGGTAGATTATATATACACGATGGATCAGATATCTATATATGAACTTTTGAAAAAGATTTCTTATGAAGAAAATCTTTCTAATAGTCCAATTTTTGAGGTTTCTTCTGAAACTTCAGTTTTTCATATTGATAATTTAAAAAAATATACAGGATTTAATTTTATATATAAAGAAAAAGATTCTGTTTTTGATCTTATAAATAGAATAAGAATGGTTAAAAGTGAAAAAGAGATTAAAATAATTAAAGAAGCAGCATCTATTACAAATGATCTAATTGAAAAGATTTATGCTTTTATTAAAGAGAAAGTAGCTAAAAAAGAAGGACTTACAGAAAATGATCTTGCTTTTTATGTTATAAAGGAAGCTAGAAAACTTGGAGCTCAGAAAGAAAGTTTTGAATATCTTATAGCTAATTCAAAAAGATCATGGGGAATTCATGCGTATCCACCAAGTTCAAATGAAGATTTAACTTTAAGGGGGCTTGCTTTAATTGATTTTGGGATTCTTTATAATGGGTATTGCACAGATGTAACAATTCCTTTCTCATTTGGGGATCTTTCGGAAGAAGAAAAAAATGTTGTTAAAGTAGTTCAAAAAGCTCATGATGAAGCAATAAAAGCAATAAAACCTGGTAAGTTAAGTTCTGAAATTTCAGATATTGCTATTAGTATAATTAAAGAAAATGGTTATACTATGCCCCATTCTTTAGGTCATGGAATTGGTCTTGAAGTTCATGAGTATCCAAGGATAAATAGCAAACCAACTGATGAAAATTTAGCAAAATTATGGAAACCTGAAGTATTAGAAAAAGGGATGATATTTACTATTGAACCTGGAATTTATGAAGAAAGGTTTGGTGGTTGTAGATTGGAAGATGATGTTTTAGTAACTGATGATGGATATGAAATTTTAACGAAATCAAAATACATGGAATTTTAA
- a CDS encoding chemotaxis protein CheX, whose protein sequence is MEKFDRNKLVDIFSKQTEILLSEIISSDVKLESIELKINPANINGYVAILNIIEDVKGTIICNFDEESAKKITQIMNSVSIDEIESQQEKDELIEASIGEVANMVGGKAITDFANFGFKCNITTPTIMRGENLKIFGKSQIVYILTYYYDFHKIIVLIGLQKN, encoded by the coding sequence ATGGAAAAATTTGATAGAAATAAATTAGTTGATATTTTTTCAAAACAAACAGAAATTCTATTGTCTGAAATCATATCTAGTGATGTAAAGCTTGAGTCTATAGAGCTTAAAATAAATCCAGCGAATATTAATGGTTATGTAGCAATTTTAAATATAATAGAAGATGTTAAGGGTACTATAATTTGTAATTTTGATGAGGAATCTGCAAAAAAGATAACTCAAATAATGAATTCAGTTTCAATTGATGAAATAGAATCTCAACAGGAGAAAGACGAATTAATTGAAGCTTCAATTGGTGAAGTTGCAAATATGGTTGGTGGGAAGGCAATTACAGATTTTGCAAATTTTGGATTTAAATGCAATATTACAACCCCAACTATTATGAGAGGAGAAAATTTAAAAATATTTGGTAAATCCCAAATTGTTTACATTTTAACTTATTACTATGATTTTCACAAGATTATTGTTTTAATTGGGTTACAAAAAAATTAG
- a CDS encoding crossover junction endodeoxyribonuclease RuvC, with amino-acid sequence MKVIGIDPGYALVGFSIIEFFPETYIDRGSPQLISYGVIKTDQNLTYKERFKEIFENLEIIYNSYKPEIASVERVYFTKNKKTVMEISEIRGALNLFFLYKKIEVVQFTPLEIKKIITGNGKAKKKEIQIFIKSFFNMDEIPTPDDASDAIATALACFFNYNKYFLN; translated from the coding sequence ATGAAAGTTATTGGTATAGATCCAGGATATGCTTTAGTGGGATTTTCTATAATAGAATTTTTTCCCGAAACTTATATAGATAGAGGGAGCCCACAACTTATTTCTTATGGAGTTATAAAAACTGATCAGAATTTAACTTATAAAGAGAGATTTAAAGAAATTTTTGAAAACTTAGAAATAATATACAATAGTTATAAACCGGAGATTGCATCTGTAGAAAGGGTTTATTTTACGAAGAATAAAAAAACTGTTATGGAAATCTCAGAGATAAGGGGTGCACTTAATTTATTTTTTTTATATAAAAAAATTGAAGTAGTTCAATTTACTCCTCTTGAAATAAAGAAAATAATAACAGGTAATGGTAAAGCTAAAAAAAAAGAGATTCAAATATTTATAAAAAGTTTCTTTAATATGGATGAGATTCCAACCCCAGATGATGCTTCAGATGCAATTGCTACGGCACTTGCATGTTTTTTTAATTATAATAAATATTTTCTTAATTAG
- the asnA gene encoding aspartate--ammonia ligase produces MENLIIPKNYNPILSVRQTENAIKLIKDFFQINLASELKLRRVTAPLFVQSGLGINDDLNGIEKPVSFKIKNLSSDDGEVEIVQSLAKWKRLKLWELQIEAYNGLYTDMNAIRPDEIPDNIHSIYVDQWDWEMTINKEDRNIKFLKEIVKKIYSILPRTEFYIYEFYPEIKPILPDEIYFIHSEELLRMYPDLPPKEREKRITEKYKAVCIIGIGNKLSNGEPHDGRAADYDDWSTQNEDGYIGLNCDIIVWNDILRIPFEISSMGIRVDKYSLEKQLKIKGEEWKKELYFHKLIFEEKLPFSIGGGIGQSRLCMFFLRKAHIGEVQVGVWPKKMKEICYKNNIYIL; encoded by the coding sequence ATGGAAAATTTAATTATACCAAAAAATTATAATCCAATTTTAAGTGTTAGACAAACTGAAAATGCAATAAAACTTATAAAAGACTTTTTTCAAATTAACCTTGCATCAGAATTAAAGCTAAGAAGAGTAACAGCTCCCCTTTTTGTTCAAAGTGGACTTGGTATAAATGATGATCTAAATGGAATTGAGAAACCAGTTTCATTTAAAATTAAAAATTTATCTTCTGATGATGGAGAAGTTGAAATTGTTCAATCTCTTGCAAAATGGAAGAGATTAAAACTTTGGGAACTTCAAATTGAAGCTTATAATGGGCTTTATACTGATATGAATGCTATAAGACCTGATGAAATACCAGATAATATACATTCTATTTATGTTGATCAGTGGGATTGGGAAATGACTATTAACAAAGAAGACAGAAATATAAAGTTCTTGAAGGAGATAGTAAAAAAAATATATTCTATTCTTCCAAGAACTGAGTTTTATATTTATGAATTTTATCCTGAAATAAAACCTATTTTACCAGACGAAATTTACTTTATCCATTCTGAAGAATTGCTAAGAATGTATCCTGATTTACCTCCAAAAGAAAGAGAAAAAAGGATAACTGAAAAATACAAAGCTGTTTGTATTATAGGAATTGGTAATAAGCTTTCAAATGGTGAGCCTCATGATGGGAGGGCTGCAGATTATGATGATTGGTCTACTCAAAATGAAGATGGTTATATTGGATTAAACTGTGATATAATAGTTTGGAATGATATTTTAAGAATCCCATTTGAAATATCATCAATGGGAATTAGAGTTGATAAATACTCTTTGGAAAAACAACTTAAAATAAAGGGTGAGGAATGGAAAAAAGAACTTTATTTTCATAAACTTATTTTTGAAGAAAAACTTCCTTTTTCAATAGGGGGTGGAATTGGCCAATCAAGATTATGTATGTTCTTTTTAAGAAAAGCCCATATTGGGGAGGTTCAAGTAGGAGTTTGGCCAAAAAAAATGAAAGAAATTTGTTATAAAAATAATATTTATATATTATAA
- the coaE gene encoding dephospho-CoA kinase (Dephospho-CoA kinase (CoaE) performs the final step in coenzyme A biosynthesis.), whose product MIIGITGKVAAGKDSVLSILKDYIEYDICLDIDKIGNYFFQLKVETIVKKFNLKTCENIKKNLRKIVFSNKGKMNKLEKILHPNMKKFVKRILNENEKNGRVIIINCALLHKMKFNRYCDNIIIVDSNREKRLERLISRNMIEFDEAEKIIDFHEKYHFLNEKKIEKLKIRTRNKLFFFSDEKKANYFIINNNGTYDQLRENVELIWKNLIEIN is encoded by the coding sequence ATGATAATTGGAATTACAGGTAAAGTAGCTGCTGGGAAAGATTCTGTTTTATCGATATTAAAAGATTATATAGAGTATGATATATGTCTTGATATTGATAAAATTGGTAATTATTTTTTTCAATTAAAAGTTGAAACTATAGTTAAAAAATTTAATTTAAAAACTTGTGAAAATATAAAAAAAAATTTAAGGAAAATAGTTTTTAGTAATAAAGGTAAGATGAACAAACTTGAAAAAATTTTGCATCCAAACATGAAAAAATTTGTAAAAAGAATTTTGAATGAAAATGAAAAAAATGGAAGGGTTATAATTATTAATTGTGCTTTGCTTCATAAGATGAAATTTAATAGATATTGCGATAATATAATAATAGTGGATTCAAATAGGGAAAAAAGATTGGAAAGATTAATTTCTAGAAATATGATAGAGTTTGATGAAGCAGAGAAAATAATAGATTTTCATGAGAAATACCATTTTTTAAATGAAAAAAAAATTGAAAAATTAAAAATTAGAACTAGAAACAAATTATTTTTTTTTAGTGATGAAAAAAAAGCAAATTATTTTATAATTAATAATAATGGCACATATGATCAGCTTAGAGAAAATGTGGAGTTAATATGGAAAAATTTGATAGAAATAAATTAG
- the ruvA gene encoding Holliday junction branch migration protein RuvA: MLYGIEGKLNRVNIDKTIIENNNVYYEIFTRKKFYETYKEKEGEKVFIYLFKYKRENFDELYGFISEEEREFFITLIGISGIGPKKALEIIDANEIKLYKDSILRGDISPFEKVKGIGKKVAQKILIELAGKIDLKVDQNNFSDKDIFVGLKGLGFNDEEINSVYKKYSKEIERIDSFEEKFKYFLSKLSKI, translated from the coding sequence ATGTTGTATGGAATTGAAGGTAAACTCAATAGAGTAAATATTGATAAAACAATTATTGAGAATAACAATGTTTATTATGAAATATTTACAAGAAAAAAGTTTTATGAAACCTATAAAGAAAAAGAGGGAGAAAAGGTTTTTATTTATCTTTTTAAATATAAAAGAGAAAATTTTGATGAACTTTATGGTTTTATTAGTGAGGAAGAAAGAGAATTTTTTATAACTTTAATTGGTATTTCAGGAATAGGTCCTAAAAAAGCTCTTGAAATAATAGATGCTAATGAAATAAAGTTATATAAAGATTCGATTTTAAGAGGTGATATTTCTCCTTTTGAAAAAGTAAAGGGTATAGGTAAAAAAGTAGCTCAAAAAATATTAATTGAGCTTGCAGGTAAAATTGACCTTAAAGTAGATCAAAATAATTTTTCTGATAAAGATATTTTTGTAGGATTAAAGGGATTAGGTTTTAATGATGAAGAAATAAATAGTGTTTACAAGAAATATTCTAAAGAAATTGAAAGAATAGATTCTTTTGAAGAAAAATTTAAGTATTTTCTTTCAAAACTTTCTAAAATTTAG